Proteins from a genomic interval of Rhodococcoides fascians A25f:
- the whiA gene encoding DNA-binding protein WhiA, with product MAMTAEVKDELSRLTVSQVSCRKAEVSALLRFAGGLHIVAGRVVVEAEVDLGSIARRLRREIFELYGYSSDVHMLGAGGLRKTSRYVVRVAKDGEALARQTGLLDLRGRPVRGLPAQVVGGTVGDSEAAWRGAFLAHGSLTEPGRSSALEISCPGPEAALALVGAARRLGVAAKAREVRGTDRVVVRDGEAIGALLTRMGAQDTRLVWEERRMRREVRATANRLANFDDANLRRSARAAVAAAARVERALNILGEDVPDHLAAAGSLRVQHRQASLEELGQLADPPMTKDAVAGRIRRLLSMADRKAKETGIPDTESAVTAELLDEA from the coding sequence GTGGCCATGACAGCGGAGGTCAAGGACGAGCTGAGCAGGCTCACCGTCAGTCAGGTCAGTTGCCGCAAGGCAGAGGTGTCCGCTCTCCTGCGATTCGCCGGTGGATTGCACATCGTGGCCGGTCGGGTGGTGGTCGAGGCGGAAGTGGATCTCGGGTCCATCGCGAGGCGGCTGCGTCGCGAGATCTTCGAGCTGTACGGCTACTCCTCCGACGTGCACATGCTCGGTGCCGGCGGACTGCGCAAGACCTCGCGTTACGTGGTCCGGGTGGCCAAGGACGGGGAGGCCCTGGCTCGCCAGACCGGACTGCTGGATCTGCGCGGGCGCCCGGTTCGTGGACTGCCCGCCCAGGTGGTCGGTGGCACGGTGGGGGATTCCGAAGCTGCGTGGCGCGGTGCGTTCCTCGCACACGGCTCGCTCACCGAGCCGGGCCGATCCTCGGCGCTCGAGATCAGCTGCCCAGGACCGGAAGCAGCTCTGGCGCTCGTCGGAGCAGCCCGCCGACTCGGAGTGGCCGCGAAGGCCCGCGAGGTGCGCGGAACCGATCGAGTGGTGGTGCGCGACGGTGAGGCGATCGGAGCGCTGCTCACCCGCATGGGAGCACAGGACACCAGGCTCGTCTGGGAAGAACGTCGAATGCGGCGCGAGGTGCGAGCCACGGCGAACCGACTCGCCAATTTCGACGACGCCAACCTCCGGCGCTCGGCGCGGGCGGCCGTTGCCGCCGCAGCGCGGGTCGAGCGAGCCCTGAACATCCTCGGTGAGGACGTGCCGGATCATCTTGCTGCTGCGGGTTCGCTCCGAGTACAGCATCGCCAGGCTTCCTTGGAAGAACTCGGGCAGTTGGCCGACCCGCCGATGACGAAAGACGCGGTGGCGGGCCGAATCCGACGTCTGCTGTCCATGGCCGACCGCAAGGCGAAGGAAACCGGCATTCCGGACACCGAGTCCGCGGTCACCGCGGAACTGCTCGACGAGGCCTGA
- a CDS encoding gluconeogenesis factor YvcK family protein: MSEFDTATQEPGPKIVALGGGHGLYATLSAARLLGHDVTAIVTVADDGGSSGRLRAELGVIPPGDLRMALAALARSDERTQLWTDVLQHRFGGTGALAGHSVGNLILAGLTEVLGDPIAALDEMVRMLGIDGRVLPMSPIALDIEADVSGLEDDPRVSRVIRGQVAVATTPGKVRRVRLLPPDPPASADALAAIDEADLVVLGPGSWFSSVIPHVLVPDQLAALARTSAPKVLVLNLAPELGETTGFSAERHVHVLSQHAPDLGIDYVLVDSASVPEGSNREHVARAAARLGAEVVYVDVAENGTHAHHYGKLAAALGSIVTPTGGTAPTAAGREGITSWP; the protein is encoded by the coding sequence ATGAGCGAGTTCGACACCGCAACGCAGGAACCGGGCCCGAAGATCGTCGCCCTCGGGGGCGGTCACGGTCTGTACGCCACCCTGTCCGCGGCCAGGCTGCTCGGCCACGACGTCACCGCCATCGTCACAGTCGCCGACGACGGAGGATCGTCGGGGCGGCTGCGGGCCGAGCTCGGCGTCATTCCGCCCGGAGACCTACGGATGGCGCTGGCTGCACTGGCGCGCTCCGACGAACGAACACAGCTGTGGACCGATGTGCTGCAGCATCGGTTCGGGGGTACCGGTGCGCTGGCCGGACACTCGGTGGGCAACCTCATCCTCGCCGGACTCACCGAGGTGCTGGGAGACCCCATCGCCGCCCTCGACGAGATGGTGCGGATGCTCGGAATCGACGGCCGAGTGCTGCCGATGTCGCCCATCGCACTCGACATCGAAGCGGACGTCTCCGGCCTCGAGGACGACCCGCGAGTCAGCCGCGTCATTCGCGGACAGGTCGCGGTGGCGACGACCCCCGGCAAGGTTCGGCGCGTGCGGTTGCTGCCACCCGACCCGCCTGCCTCGGCAGATGCCCTCGCGGCGATCGACGAGGCCGACCTGGTGGTGCTCGGTCCCGGATCCTGGTTCTCGAGTGTCATTCCACACGTTCTGGTGCCGGATCAGCTGGCCGCCCTGGCACGTACTTCCGCGCCGAAAGTGCTCGTGCTGAACCTGGCGCCGGAGCTGGGGGAGACCACCGGATTCTCCGCCGAGCGCCATGTCCACGTACTCTCCCAACACGCACCTGATTTGGGAATCGACTACGTGTTGGTCGATTCCGCCTCGGTCCCGGAGGGCAGCAACCGCGAACACGTAGCGCGGGCAGCGGCCCGGCTCGGTGCCGAGGTCGTTTACGTCGATGTTGCCGAAAACGGCACTCACGCACATCATTACGGAAAGCTTGCTGCAGCTCTCGGCTCCATCGTGACGCCCACCGGCGGCACTGCACCGACTGCTGCAGGCAGAGAGGGGATCACTTCGTGGCCATGA
- the rapZ gene encoding RNase adapter RapZ codes for MEVALVTGVSGAGLRTAAKILEDLGWYVADNLPPELISKMVDLGLESQPRIERLALVMDVRSRLFTGDLGWVVKELDSKGVRNRVLFLDASDAVLIRRFESNRRSHPLQNDGQDGTLTEGITAERLRLAQVKAAADLTVDTTSLSVHQLRRKIETVFGEANTSGVGVTVQSFGFKYGLPMDADLVCDVRFLPNPHWVPELRDHTGQDADVRDYVLGQDGARDYLQTYTHLLNLTIEGYVREGKRYMTVAVGCTGGKHRSVAMTEALAGILAEQGDVSVRVLHRDLGRE; via the coding sequence ATAGAGGTGGCGTTGGTCACCGGCGTCTCCGGCGCAGGGCTGCGCACCGCGGCCAAAATTCTCGAAGACCTCGGCTGGTACGTCGCGGACAACCTGCCCCCCGAGCTCATCTCCAAGATGGTCGACCTCGGACTCGAGTCCCAGCCCCGCATCGAGCGACTCGCGCTGGTGATGGATGTCCGAAGCCGTCTGTTCACAGGGGATCTGGGCTGGGTCGTCAAAGAGCTCGACTCCAAGGGTGTGCGCAACCGAGTGCTGTTCCTGGACGCGTCCGACGCCGTGCTCATTCGCAGATTCGAGTCCAATCGGCGCAGCCATCCGTTGCAGAACGACGGTCAGGACGGAACGCTGACCGAGGGCATCACTGCCGAACGGTTGCGGCTCGCCCAGGTCAAGGCTGCGGCCGATCTGACGGTCGACACCACGTCGCTCTCCGTGCACCAGCTTCGACGCAAGATCGAGACGGTGTTCGGTGAAGCGAACACCAGTGGCGTCGGCGTCACCGTGCAGTCGTTCGGCTTCAAGTACGGCTTGCCGATGGACGCCGATCTGGTCTGCGACGTCCGCTTTCTGCCCAATCCACATTGGGTGCCCGAGCTCCGCGACCACACGGGACAGGACGCAGACGTACGCGATTACGTCCTGGGGCAGGACGGAGCCCGCGACTATCTGCAGACGTACACGCACCTGCTGAATTTGACGATCGAGGGATACGTGCGGGAAGGCAAGAGGTACATGACGGTAGCCGTGGGCTGCACCGGAGGTAAGCATCGAAGTGTTGCGATGACCGAGGCGTTGGCAGGAATTCTCGCCGAGCAGGGTGATGTGTCCGTGCGCGTGCTGCACCGGGATCTGGGTCGCGAATGA
- the uvrC gene encoding excinuclease ABC subunit UvrC, whose translation MSDPATYRPATGTIPVEPGVYKFRDPHGRVVYVGKAKSLRSRLNSYFADVASLHPRTRQMVTTAASVEWTVVTTEVEALQLEYNWIKEFDPRFNVRYRDDKSYPMLAVTMNEEYPRLFVYRGPRRKGVRYFGPYAHAWAIRETLDLLLRVFPARTCSTGVFKRHNQIGRPCLLGYIDKCSAPCVGRVSAEEHRRTVEDFCDFLAGKTDKLVRQLEKKMQAASEDLDFETAARLRDDVGALRRALEKQAVVLGDGTDADLVAFATDALEAAVQVFHVRGGRVRGQRGWVVEKAGEVIERQDEADLPALVEQFLTQFYGEQAALTAQAPGGDDGGSNAVPREVLVPVLPDNADEVQTWLSELRGSNVTLRVPQRGDKKALAETVERNAKEALQQHKLKRAGDFTSRSAALQGIQEALDLDSAPLRIECIDISHVQGTDVVASLVVFEDGLPRKSDYRHYAIKEAAGDGHSDDVASIAEVTRRRFLRHSADGSTEASGGDLAPEAALDPQTGRPRKFAYPPNLFVVDGGAPQVAAAAAVLDELGVTDVAVVGLAKRLEEVWVPGEEDPVILPRTSESLYLLQRVRDEAHRFAITFHRSKRSRRMTASALDSVRGLGESRRTALVAHFGSVANLKRATVAEIVEVPGIGETTAKSVLAALGSDTDDADVGDDGNATATTSGENTTEHAIAPRVESAGQAS comes from the coding sequence GTGTCCGACCCCGCTACCTACCGCCCGGCCACCGGAACCATCCCGGTGGAGCCGGGGGTGTACAAATTTCGAGATCCGCATGGTCGCGTCGTCTACGTGGGTAAGGCCAAAAGCCTCCGCAGTCGGCTCAATTCCTACTTCGCCGACGTCGCCTCGCTGCATCCTCGCACCCGCCAGATGGTCACCACCGCGGCGTCGGTCGAATGGACGGTCGTCACCACCGAGGTAGAGGCACTGCAGCTCGAGTACAACTGGATCAAGGAATTCGATCCGCGATTCAACGTCCGCTACCGCGACGACAAGAGCTATCCGATGCTCGCGGTGACGATGAACGAGGAATACCCACGTCTGTTCGTGTACCGCGGACCCCGCCGCAAGGGCGTGCGCTACTTCGGCCCGTACGCCCATGCGTGGGCCATTCGCGAGACGCTGGACCTGTTGCTCCGGGTGTTCCCCGCGCGCACGTGCTCGACCGGAGTGTTCAAGCGGCACAACCAGATCGGCAGACCCTGCCTGCTGGGGTACATCGACAAGTGTTCGGCACCGTGCGTGGGCCGGGTCAGCGCGGAGGAACACCGCCGCACCGTCGAGGATTTCTGCGACTTTCTGGCCGGTAAGACCGACAAGCTCGTGCGGCAACTCGAGAAGAAGATGCAGGCGGCATCCGAGGACTTGGACTTCGAGACCGCAGCGCGCCTGCGCGACGACGTCGGCGCACTGCGTCGAGCATTGGAGAAGCAGGCGGTGGTGCTCGGCGACGGTACCGACGCCGACCTCGTCGCGTTCGCCACCGATGCCCTCGAAGCTGCCGTCCAGGTGTTCCACGTTCGCGGGGGCCGGGTTCGTGGACAACGTGGCTGGGTGGTGGAGAAGGCAGGCGAAGTGATCGAGCGGCAGGACGAGGCCGATCTGCCCGCATTGGTCGAGCAGTTCCTCACTCAGTTCTACGGCGAGCAGGCCGCGCTGACTGCGCAGGCACCGGGTGGCGACGACGGCGGTTCCAATGCAGTTCCGCGCGAAGTGCTGGTGCCCGTTCTGCCCGACAATGCCGACGAGGTCCAGACGTGGCTCAGCGAGCTTCGGGGGTCCAACGTGACCCTGCGCGTTCCTCAGCGCGGCGACAAGAAGGCGTTGGCCGAGACCGTCGAGCGCAACGCCAAGGAGGCCCTGCAGCAACACAAGCTGAAGCGAGCGGGAGATTTCACGTCGAGATCTGCTGCGCTGCAGGGGATTCAGGAAGCTCTCGATCTCGATTCGGCACCGCTGCGCATCGAGTGCATCGACATCTCCCACGTACAGGGAACCGATGTGGTGGCCTCTCTCGTCGTCTTCGAGGACGGGCTGCCTCGCAAGAGCGACTACCGCCACTACGCGATCAAGGAAGCGGCCGGTGACGGGCATTCCGATGACGTCGCCAGCATTGCCGAGGTGACTCGGCGTCGATTCCTCCGACACTCCGCCGATGGGTCGACCGAAGCGAGCGGAGGCGATCTGGCTCCGGAAGCCGCGCTCGATCCTCAGACCGGCAGACCTCGAAAGTTCGCCTACCCACCGAACCTGTTCGTCGTGGACGGCGGTGCCCCTCAGGTGGCCGCAGCCGCGGCTGTGCTGGACGAACTGGGCGTGACCGATGTGGCGGTGGTCGGTCTCGCCAAGCGACTCGAAGAGGTGTGGGTGCCGGGCGAGGAGGATCCGGTCATCCTGCCGCGAACGAGCGAGTCCCTCTATCTGCTGCAGCGAGTTCGCGACGAGGCGCACCGATTCGCGATCACGTTCCACCGCAGCAAGAGGTCTCGTCGGATGACGGCCTCGGCACTGGATTCGGTCCGTGGACTCGGTGAATCGCGGCGAACGGCCCTGGTCGCACACTTCGGTTCGGTAGCCAATCTCAAGCGCGCGACGGTCGCGGAGATCGTCGAGGTGCCGGGAATCGGTGAGACCACCGCGAAGTCGGTGCTGGCGGCGCTCGGTTCGGACACGGACGACGCCGATGTAGGCGATGATGGCAACGCAACTGCAACGACATCGGGCGAGAACACGACGGAACATGCGATCGCGCCGCGCGTGGAATCGGCGGGACAGGCTTCGTAG
- a CDS encoding PH domain-containing protein, protein MQVKSRKSARYAIAAAVLLVVAHSTVAVLLRVSPTGVYFRTADQLAMAGIGVLLGGLALVLTRPRIRVGPAGVAVRNLLSERLIEWDLVRGLSFPDGAMWARVDIPDDEFINVMAIQSNDREHAVAAVRKFRTLERKYAPAASVSTDAVDQD, encoded by the coding sequence ATGCAGGTGAAATCGCGCAAGTCCGCTCGCTACGCCATCGCGGCGGCAGTGTTGCTCGTCGTGGCGCATTCGACCGTCGCCGTCCTGCTCCGGGTGTCACCGACCGGGGTGTATTTCCGTACCGCCGACCAACTCGCGATGGCGGGAATCGGAGTATTGCTCGGCGGCTTGGCGCTGGTGCTGACTCGCCCGCGGATTCGCGTCGGACCCGCAGGTGTCGCGGTACGTAATCTGCTCTCGGAGCGCCTGATCGAGTGGGATCTGGTGCGCGGACTGTCCTTTCCCGACGGGGCGATGTGGGCGCGCGTCGACATCCCCGACGACGAGTTCATCAACGTGATGGCCATCCAGTCCAACGATCGTGAGCACGCGGTCGCCGCAGTGCGGAAATTCCGGACACTCGAACGCAAATACGCACCCGCCGCATCCGTCTCGACCGACGCCGTGGATCAAGACTGA
- the ribH gene encoding 6,7-dimethyl-8-ribityllumazine synthase, with product MSGDGEPTLQLAGANDLKLAIVAGQWHRTISEALLDGALRKAESAGVRDVTVIRVAGAIELPVVAQALARNHDAVVALGVVIRGGTPHFEYVCDAVTAGLTRVSLDEGTPVTNGVLTTNDEQQALDRAGLPGSFEDKGAQATAAAIDTALTLKHLRQPWTNQEFT from the coding sequence ATGAGCGGCGACGGCGAACCCACCCTCCAGCTCGCCGGTGCGAACGACCTGAAGCTGGCGATCGTGGCCGGCCAGTGGCATCGAACGATTTCCGAGGCGCTGCTCGACGGTGCGCTGCGCAAAGCCGAGTCTGCGGGAGTTCGGGACGTCACGGTCATCCGCGTCGCCGGTGCCATCGAGCTGCCCGTGGTCGCCCAGGCGCTCGCCCGCAACCACGATGCCGTCGTGGCGCTCGGCGTCGTCATCCGCGGCGGTACACCGCATTTCGAGTACGTGTGCGACGCCGTCACGGCCGGCTTGACGCGAGTATCGCTGGACGAGGGCACTCCGGTCACCAACGGGGTGCTCACCACCAACGACGAGCAGCAGGCGCTCGATCGTGCCGGCCTGCCCGGCTCGTTCGAGGACAAGGGCGCTCAGGCCACTGCAGCCGCAATCGACACGGCACTGACTCTGAAGCATCTGCGTCAACCTTGGACGAACCAGGAGTTCACGTGA
- a CDS encoding bifunctional 3,4-dihydroxy-2-butanone-4-phosphate synthase/GTP cyclohydrolase II, whose translation MTRFDSIERAVADIAAGKAVVVVDDEDRENEGDLIFAAEKATPELVAFMVRYTSGYLCVPLSGEDCDRLGLPPMFATNQDKHGTAYTVTVDAREGIGTGISASDRAATMRLLADPDTGAGDFTRPGHVVPLRAKDGGVLRRPGHTEAAVDLARMADLRPAGVICEIVSQKDEGAMAQTDELRVFADEHDLALISIADLIAWRRKHEKHVLRVADARIPTSHGTFRAVGYQSIYDEVEHVALVRGDIAGPDGDGNDVLVRVHSECLTGDVFGSLRCDCGPQLDAALEMVAAEERGIVLYMRGHEGRGIGLLHKLQAYQLQDAGSDTVDANLQLGLPADSRDYGIGAQILVDLGVSSMRLLTNNPAKRVGLDGYGLHVTERVPMPLRANAENLTYLRTKRDRMGHDLTGLDDFENGVTS comes from the coding sequence GTGACCAGGTTCGACAGTATCGAGCGCGCAGTTGCGGACATCGCTGCGGGCAAAGCCGTGGTGGTCGTCGACGACGAGGACCGCGAAAACGAAGGCGATCTGATTTTCGCCGCCGAGAAGGCCACCCCGGAGCTGGTTGCCTTCATGGTCCGCTACACCTCGGGCTATCTCTGTGTTCCGCTGTCCGGCGAGGATTGCGACCGACTCGGCCTGCCGCCGATGTTCGCCACCAACCAGGACAAGCACGGAACCGCGTACACGGTGACCGTCGATGCCCGCGAGGGAATCGGAACCGGGATCTCGGCCTCCGACCGTGCCGCCACGATGCGACTGCTGGCCGACCCCGACACCGGAGCCGGCGATTTCACCCGCCCCGGCCATGTCGTACCGCTGCGCGCCAAGGACGGCGGAGTGCTGCGTCGCCCCGGCCACACCGAGGCCGCCGTCGATCTGGCCCGCATGGCCGATCTGCGGCCCGCAGGCGTCATCTGCGAAATCGTCAGCCAGAAGGACGAGGGCGCGATGGCCCAGACCGACGAACTGCGCGTGTTCGCCGACGAGCACGACCTCGCGCTCATCTCGATCGCAGACCTGATCGCGTGGCGCCGCAAGCACGAGAAGCACGTCCTCCGCGTCGCCGACGCTCGTATCCCCACCAGCCACGGCACCTTCCGTGCGGTCGGCTACCAGAGCATCTACGACGAGGTCGAACACGTTGCGCTCGTGCGCGGCGACATCGCAGGGCCCGACGGTGACGGCAACGACGTCCTCGTTCGTGTGCACTCCGAATGCCTCACCGGTGACGTCTTCGGTTCGCTGCGCTGCGACTGCGGACCGCAACTGGACGCCGCTCTCGAAATGGTCGCCGCCGAGGAACGCGGAATCGTCCTGTACATGCGCGGACACGAGGGCCGCGGAATCGGACTGCTGCACAAACTGCAGGCCTATCAGCTCCAGGACGCCGGCTCCGACACCGTCGACGCCAACCTGCAGCTGGGCTTGCCCGCCGACTCCCGCGACTACGGAATCGGTGCTCAGATTCTCGTCGACCTCGGTGTGTCGTCGATGCGTCTGCTCACCAACAATCCGGCCAAGCGAGTCGGGCTCGACGGATACGGCCTGCACGTGACCGAGCGCGTACCGATGCCGTTGCGCGCCAACGCCGAGAACCTCACGTACCTGCGCACCAAACGCGACCGCATGGGCCACGACCTCACCGGTCTCGACGATTTCGAGAACGGAGTGACCTCATGA
- a CDS encoding riboflavin synthase produces the protein MFTGIVEELGEIVAKDELPDAARFTVRGPVVTSDAGHGDSIAVNGVCLTVVEVLPDGGFTADVMQETLNRSSLGALDVGSRVNLERAAALGSRLGGHLVQGHVDGTGTVAGRSPSENWTVVRITMPTSVARYVVEKGSITVDGVSLTVSGLGVDDGSHWFEISLIPTTLDLTTLGTAEVGSPVNLEVDVIAKYVERLQSIDAQ, from the coding sequence ATGTTCACCGGAATCGTCGAAGAGCTGGGCGAGATCGTGGCCAAGGACGAACTGCCCGACGCTGCTCGCTTCACGGTGCGCGGCCCGGTGGTGACCTCCGATGCAGGCCACGGCGACTCCATCGCGGTCAACGGGGTGTGTCTGACCGTCGTGGAGGTACTGCCGGACGGCGGCTTCACCGCCGATGTCATGCAGGAGACGCTGAACCGATCGAGCCTGGGTGCACTCGACGTCGGCAGCCGCGTCAATCTCGAACGCGCCGCGGCACTCGGCAGCAGGCTCGGTGGGCACCTCGTCCAGGGCCACGTCGACGGAACCGGAACCGTGGCGGGCCGCTCGCCGTCCGAGAACTGGACAGTCGTGCGCATCACCATGCCTACCTCGGTCGCGCGCTACGTCGTGGAAAAGGGCTCGATCACCGTCGACGGAGTGTCGCTGACCGTGTCCGGACTGGGTGTCGACGACGGTTCGCACTGGTTCGAGATCTCGCTGATACCCACCACCCTCGATCTGACCACGCTCGGCACGGCCGAGGTCGGATCACCGGTCAACCTCGAAGTCGATGTCATCGCCAAGTACGTGGAGCGGCTGCAGTCGATCGACGCACAGTAA
- the ribD gene encoding bifunctional diaminohydroxyphosphoribosylaminopyrimidine deaminase/5-amino-6-(5-phosphoribosylamino)uracil reductase RibD produces the protein MSVDGGAVSITDAMNLAIEASQSARGISAPNPAVGAVILDASGTVVGVGSTRPPGGPHAEIVALAEAGDRARGGTAVVTLEPCDHTGRTGPCSQALIEAGIATVVHAVADPNPLASGGAETLRGAGIRVEQGIGEREVRQGPLRAWLHKQRTGRPHVTWKYAATLDGRSAAADGTSQWITGPEARAHVHAERAKLDAIVVGTGTVLADDPRLTARRPDGSLALHQPVRVVVGSRQIPANAAIRGAEAPTVFLDTHDPAAVIEALGEHTDVQIEGGPTLAGAFLAAGLIDRVVAYVAPAVLGSGPAAVENAGIGTIADAIRFRTETVTMIGNDILIGVVPEGAN, from the coding sequence ATGAGCGTCGACGGCGGGGCGGTGTCGATCACCGACGCCATGAACCTCGCCATCGAGGCCTCCCAGTCCGCCCGGGGTATCAGTGCTCCGAACCCTGCGGTCGGTGCCGTGATCCTCGATGCCAGCGGAACGGTCGTCGGTGTCGGATCCACGCGTCCACCCGGCGGACCGCATGCCGAGATCGTCGCCCTGGCCGAGGCCGGGGATCGAGCTCGCGGCGGCACTGCGGTCGTGACCCTCGAGCCCTGTGACCACACCGGTCGCACCGGGCCCTGTTCGCAGGCACTGATCGAGGCCGGCATCGCGACGGTCGTGCACGCCGTCGCGGATCCGAACCCGCTCGCATCCGGCGGAGCCGAGACTCTGCGCGGTGCGGGCATTCGCGTCGAGCAGGGGATCGGGGAACGCGAGGTACGGCAGGGTCCACTGCGGGCATGGCTGCACAAGCAACGCACCGGACGGCCGCACGTGACCTGGAAATATGCCGCAACTCTCGACGGACGCAGCGCCGCCGCGGACGGTACGAGTCAGTGGATCACCGGTCCCGAGGCGCGCGCGCACGTGCACGCCGAGCGGGCCAAGCTCGACGCCATCGTCGTGGGAACCGGAACGGTGCTGGCCGACGACCCGCGGCTGACCGCCCGGCGTCCCGACGGGTCCCTCGCGCTCCACCAGCCCGTGCGCGTCGTCGTCGGATCGCGGCAGATACCGGCGAACGCCGCGATTCGCGGGGCGGAGGCACCCACGGTGTTTCTCGACACACACGATCCGGCGGCGGTGATCGAGGCTCTCGGCGAACACACCGATGTCCAGATCGAAGGTGGTCCGACGTTGGCCGGAGCGTTTCTCGCTGCCGGGCTGATCGACCGCGTGGTGGCATACGTCGCCCCGGCCGTGTTGGGCAGCGGACCCGCGGCGGTGGAGAATGCGGGCATCGGAACAATTGCCGACGCAATTCGGTTCCGCACGGAGACAGTCACCATGATCGGCAACGACATACTGATCGGCGTCGTGCCCGAAGGAGCGAATTAG
- the rpe gene encoding ribulose-phosphate 3-epimerase: MVSPMIAPSILSADFARLAAEAEAVSGADWLHVDVMDAHFVPNLTLGLPVVKSLLKATNIPLDCHLMIEDPARWAPPYAEAGAYNVTFHAEATDDPSAVARDIRAAGAKAGLSVKPGTPIEPYLEILRDFDTLLVMSVEPGFGGQSFMPEVLSKAKAVRALVDSGDLRLVVEIDGGINSDTIEQAAEAGIDCFVAGSAVYDTADPAAAVRDLRTRAAHASHHLS, encoded by the coding sequence GTGGTTTCCCCGATGATTGCCCCCTCCATTCTGTCCGCCGATTTCGCACGGCTCGCCGCCGAAGCCGAGGCGGTGTCCGGAGCTGATTGGCTGCACGTCGACGTCATGGACGCGCACTTCGTTCCCAACCTCACCCTCGGGCTTCCGGTGGTGAAGAGTCTGCTGAAAGCGACGAACATCCCCCTCGACTGCCACCTGATGATCGAGGATCCGGCGCGCTGGGCCCCGCCCTACGCCGAGGCCGGGGCGTACAACGTCACCTTTCACGCCGAGGCCACCGACGACCCGTCGGCAGTGGCGCGCGACATCCGCGCAGCGGGCGCAAAAGCCGGCCTGTCCGTCAAGCCCGGCACGCCGATCGAGCCGTACCTCGAGATCTTGCGTGACTTCGACACCCTGCTGGTGATGAGCGTGGAGCCCGGCTTCGGCGGGCAGTCGTTCATGCCCGAGGTGCTCTCGAAGGCGAAAGCTGTTCGCGCACTTGTCGATTCGGGTGATCTGCGACTTGTGGTCGAGATCGACGGCGGAATCAATTCCGACACGATCGAGCAAGCCGCCGAAGCGGGAATCGACTGCTTCGTCGCCGGCTCGGCCGTCTACGACACCGCCGATCCTGCCGCCGCCGTGCGTGACCTTCGCACCCGGGCCGCCCACGCATCGCACCACCTGTCCTGA